One stretch of Riemerella columbina DNA includes these proteins:
- a CDS encoding glycosyltransferase, giving the protein MPKPKNILIISYYWPPAGGPGVQRWLKFVKYLPDFGWTPTVYTPENPSYPLIDETLNAEASPQTKIIKTKIWEPYAIAEKLNRQNKKFKSGQFDVGKNQSWKSKLSIWIRGNFFIPDARVFWVKPSVKFLKRYLEQNPTEVLVTTGPPHSMHLIGLRLKKIFPNLRWVADFRDPWTEISYYQHLKLTPFADRKHRHLEQEVFQNADLVLATSYTDAAHFKAQGANAFCITNGFDKETENSSETLEHQGFVMSYIGVLEQLRNPKVLWTVLNEILKEEPSFSQDFKLKLVGKIDPQIIQEWQGTPLQSKIEILGYLSHNDAVTEMKNADVLLITNFPNPQSQGIIPGKLFEYLASGQPILSFGPPSADVKKILHETHTGKHFTYAEASKVKSYILQIYQQWKSQSMPTQQRQIQQFSRKNLTKQLVDLLEKIN; this is encoded by the coding sequence ATGCCAAAGCCTAAAAACATTCTTATTATCTCTTATTACTGGCCACCTGCAGGCGGTCCAGGGGTACAGCGTTGGCTTAAATTTGTAAAATACCTCCCCGATTTTGGTTGGACTCCAACGGTCTATACTCCTGAAAATCCGAGTTATCCTCTGATTGATGAAACCCTCAACGCAGAAGCTTCCCCACAGACCAAAATCATAAAAACGAAAATTTGGGAGCCTTATGCCATCGCAGAAAAGCTCAATCGACAGAATAAAAAATTCAAATCTGGGCAGTTTGATGTCGGCAAAAATCAATCATGGAAATCCAAACTTTCAATCTGGATTCGTGGGAATTTTTTCATCCCTGATGCTCGCGTGTTTTGGGTGAAGCCATCGGTCAAGTTCCTAAAGCGGTATTTAGAGCAAAATCCCACAGAGGTTTTGGTGACCACGGGACCGCCGCATTCTATGCATTTGATAGGGCTTCGGCTCAAAAAAATATTCCCGAACCTGAGATGGGTGGCGGATTTTCGAGACCCCTGGACAGAAATTTCTTATTACCAACATCTTAAATTAACGCCCTTTGCCGACCGCAAACATCGGCATTTAGAGCAAGAAGTTTTCCAAAATGCAGACCTCGTTTTAGCCACCAGCTACACGGATGCGGCACATTTTAAAGCCCAAGGTGCCAATGCGTTCTGCATTACCAATGGCTTTGATAAAGAAACAGAAAATTCATCAGAAACACTTGAGCATCAAGGCTTTGTGATGAGTTATATTGGCGTTTTGGAACAGTTGCGAAATCCGAAAGTTTTATGGACTGTTTTAAATGAAATTTTAAAAGAAGAACCTTCTTTCAGTCAAGATTTTAAGTTGAAATTGGTGGGGAAAATAGACCCTCAAATCATCCAAGAATGGCAAGGCACACCACTACAATCCAAAATAGAAATTTTAGGCTACCTCTCTCATAATGATGCTGTTACGGAAATGAAAAATGCCGATGTTCTTCTTATAACCAACTTTCCGAACCCTCAATCTCAAGGGATTATTCCAGGGAAATTATTTGAATATCTTGCTTCGGGACAACCTATTCTTTCTTTTGGTCCGCCAAGTGCAGATGTGAAAAAAATTCTCCACGAAACCCATACAGGCAAGCATTTCACTTACGCTGAGGCCTCCAAAGTGAAAAGTTATATTCTACAAATATACCAACAGTGGAAATCTCAAAGTATGCCAACCCAACAGCGACAAATTCAGCAATTTTCAAGGAAAAACCTTACAAAGCAATTGGTTGATCTTTTGGAAAAAATAAACTAA
- a CDS encoding IS982 family transposase: protein MNNLIQNYKIILKELKETCKNIPTKKQIRKPKLSDMELVALNITAEYMSINSELQLFRCIAGTELDSKIERSVYNKRKRKLFSYIEKIRKTLSEKFSDFTDVFIVDSTPIEICKVSRAHRSAICSTDEIHPSFGYCAAKKSKYFGYKLHAVCDKNDIFHSFDFTPANVHDINYLKDIKEDFKNCELIGDRGYISKEIQLDLFNCSNINLSVPMRKNQHDFVAFPKVKSRIRKRIETNFSQLCGQFLMGINLAKTFQGFITRILSKITSFTMIQYLNFFVFKRDLNKIKVNLC, encoded by the coding sequence ATGAACAATCTTATACAAAACTACAAAATTATTTTGAAAGAACTGAAAGAAACTTGCAAAAATATTCCTACTAAAAAGCAAATCCGAAAACCGAAGTTGTCTGATATGGAATTAGTGGCACTGAATATTACCGCGGAATATATGTCAATAAACTCTGAACTTCAGCTATTTAGATGCATCGCTGGAACAGAATTAGACAGCAAAATAGAAAGAAGCGTTTACAACAAAAGAAAACGAAAACTTTTTTCATACATCGAAAAAATAAGGAAGACCCTAAGTGAAAAATTCTCAGATTTTACCGATGTTTTTATCGTAGATTCAACCCCTATTGAAATTTGTAAAGTGAGTAGAGCCCATCGTTCCGCCATCTGCTCCACCGATGAAATACACCCCTCATTTGGGTATTGTGCTGCCAAAAAATCAAAGTATTTTGGGTACAAACTTCATGCGGTTTGCGACAAAAATGACATCTTTCATTCCTTTGATTTTACACCTGCTAATGTCCATGATATCAACTACCTGAAAGACATCAAAGAAGACTTTAAAAACTGTGAGTTAATCGGGGATAGAGGCTATATCAGCAAGGAAATTCAACTGGATTTATTTAACTGTTCTAACATCAATTTATCCGTTCCGATGCGGAAAAACCAGCATGATTTTGTAGCGTTTCCAAAAGTCAAATCAAGAATTAGAAAACGTATTGAGACGAATTTTTCCCAGCTGTGCGGACAGTTTTTAATGGGCATCAACTTAGCCAAAACTTTTCAGGGATTCATTACAAGAATACTGTCAAAAATCACTTCTTTTACCATGATTCAGTATCTCAATTTTTTCGTATTCAAGAGAGATTTGAACAAAATTAAAGTGAATTTGTGCTAA
- a CDS encoding acyltransferase family protein has protein sequence MVIYEEHRTQNTEHRTQNTRLYNLDYLRGLCAFGIMLYHYLSWTKGDLSATTFMGRLGIYGVGIFYVLSGLTLFYVYYDKMNFKKEDLISFFKKRVFRIFPLLWFVTICSIILSRKIPNLFDLFLNLSGLFGFVKWTAYFSAGVWSIGNELVFYAFFPFFILFSKKYKWLMGLLSLTLLALFLYFAFVGLDAHQDLGSQWAIYINPLNQVLLFLAGFFIGLLFRKVEMKNALTLLLLGVSVALFIFYPTTEADKISIVTGENRLIFSLISIIICLCFFKLRIKLPGIFHNPLKLLGEASYSVYLLHPLVWAFYGGISNHLFKMSVPLRLSLCILSTLFISYIVYTYFEKYFIRLGRNFQFKNLMKR, from the coding sequence TTGGTCATTTATGAAGAACACAGAACACAGAACACAGAACACAGAACACAAAACACAAGGCTCTATAACCTAGATTATTTAAGAGGCCTATGTGCCTTTGGCATTATGCTGTATCACTACTTATCTTGGACTAAGGGTGATTTAAGCGCAACAACTTTTATGGGCAGGCTAGGCATTTATGGTGTAGGCATTTTTTATGTACTCAGTGGCTTAACGCTATTTTATGTCTATTATGATAAAATGAATTTTAAAAAGGAGGATTTAATTTCATTTTTCAAAAAGCGAGTCTTCAGAATCTTTCCGCTACTATGGTTTGTAACCATCTGCTCAATTATCCTCTCTCGCAAAATCCCAAATTTATTTGATTTATTTTTAAACCTTTCAGGGCTTTTTGGCTTTGTTAAATGGACGGCCTACTTCTCTGCCGGCGTTTGGTCTATCGGAAATGAATTAGTTTTTTATGCCTTTTTTCCATTCTTTATTTTATTCTCCAAAAAATACAAATGGCTAATGGGGCTACTCTCTCTCACGCTCCTAGCATTATTCCTATATTTTGCCTTTGTGGGGCTAGATGCTCATCAGGATTTAGGCTCACAATGGGCTATCTATATAAATCCGCTGAATCAAGTTTTACTATTCCTAGCGGGATTCTTCATAGGCCTATTATTTAGAAAGGTGGAAATGAAAAACGCTCTCACCCTCTTGCTCCTTGGGGTCTCAGTTGCTTTATTCATCTTTTACCCAACAACCGAAGCCGATAAAATCAGCATCGTAACTGGTGAAAATAGACTTATTTTCTCACTAATAAGCATTATAATTTGCCTATGCTTCTTCAAGCTTAGAATTAAGCTCCCTGGCATCTTCCACAACCCACTAAAATTATTGGGCGAAGCAAGCTATTCCGTATACCTATTACACCCCTTAGTTTGGGCTTTTTATGGCGGCATCAGCAATCATCTGTTCAAAATGAGTGTCCCTTTAAGGCTCTCCCTATGCATACTAAGTACGCTATTTATCAGCTATATTGTTTACACCTATTTTGAAAAATATTTTATTCGCCTAGGTAGAAATTTTCAATTTAAAAATCTAATGAAACGCTAA
- a CDS encoding AIR synthase-related protein codes for MSILIPTKLYGATISALLAQHPINGIAHITGGGLIENVPRILPKGLGVEIQKSSIKVPAIMQELQKRANIAEDEMFGTFNMGVGMVLAVSPDQAEAVIKTLKSLGEEAYEIGKVVKSNQPIVLL; via the coding sequence ATCAGCATTTTAATCCCCACTAAGCTCTACGGTGCCACCATCAGCGCACTGCTTGCACAGCACCCCATCAACGGGATTGCACATATCACAGGTGGTGGATTAATTGAAAATGTACCGAGAATTTTGCCTAAAGGTTTAGGCGTAGAAATTCAAAAATCAAGCATTAAGGTGCCTGCCATCATGCAAGAATTACAAAAGAGAGCCAACATCGCAGAAGACGAAATGTTTGGAACCTTCAACATGGGTGTGGGAATGGTACTTGCCGTTTCGCCAGACCAAGCCGAAGCCGTTATCAAAACCTTGAAATCTTTGGGCGAAGAAGCTTACGAAATTGGTAAAGTGGTAAAAAGTAACCAACCTATCGTGTTGTTATAA
- a CDS encoding GNAT family N-acetyltransferase → MKSIYFRTEQPQDHSTVFQLIEAAFQHEPHSDHREQFLVERLRKSTAFVPELSIVAEENGHIVGYILLTKIQIQSQKNTTEALALAPIAVLPSEQGKGIGSQLIQFAHHRAKELGFSAIILLGHADYYPKFGYQKASKFGIQLPFEVPDENAMAIELIPNSLQEVSGTVVYPQAFWE, encoded by the coding sequence ATGAAATCCATATACTTCCGCACCGAACAACCTCAAGACCATTCCACTGTATTTCAGTTGATTGAAGCTGCCTTTCAGCACGAACCTCATAGCGACCATCGTGAGCAATTTTTAGTAGAAAGATTGCGAAAATCAACGGCATTCGTTCCAGAATTATCTATTGTGGCAGAGGAAAACGGACACATCGTCGGCTATATTTTACTGACCAAAATCCAAATTCAATCCCAAAAAAACACCACGGAAGCCTTAGCCTTAGCCCCCATTGCTGTATTGCCCAGCGAGCAAGGAAAAGGCATTGGCAGTCAGTTGATACAGTTTGCCCACCATCGAGCGAAGGAATTGGGTTTTAGCGCAATCATCTTATTAGGACACGCCGATTATTACCCCAAATTCGGATACCAAAAAGCCTCAAAATTCGGTATCCAACTCCCCTTTGAAGTCCCTGATGAAAATGCCATGGCGATAGAACTTATCCCCAACAGCCTCCAAGAAGTCAGCGGTACGGTAGTCTATCCGCAAGCGTTTTGGGAGTAA
- a CDS encoding M14 family zinc carboxypeptidase — MEFPYVRNVNFPNRYISPQKLFDFLQERYASIITPIGTSVLGQPIYQLSIGTGAIKVAAWSQMHGNESTATLAMLDLLATMEASPDLGELLWKKISLDFILMLNPDGALVWERRNAVGIDVNRDFLKKSSQEMRILQEFIQKKPYDYALNLHDQRTIFTTDGNTPATLSFLAPSENEEREMTENRKKSMAVITMIYKGLEYEIPHHIGRYTDEFYPTAVGDNLMKLGIPTILFEGGHFPDDYYRQQTRQYYTQALYSALLAMAKLKGGTASYEAYFNIPMNQTTHYDLIYRNLSINTQEPCMVDIAVQYKEKYNGGEEIDFIPYIVEIGDCSAKKAWKEIDATGLFYIGKHYPKIDEIAEFEIGEI; from the coding sequence ATGGAATTTCCGTATGTTAGAAATGTAAACTTCCCCAATCGCTATATTTCTCCTCAAAAATTGTTTGATTTTCTACAGGAGCGCTACGCTTCTATAATAACACCGATTGGAACGTCAGTTTTAGGTCAGCCGATTTATCAATTATCCATTGGAACTGGCGCGATAAAAGTGGCAGCATGGAGCCAAATGCACGGCAACGAATCAACTGCCACTCTCGCCATGTTGGACTTATTGGCTACCATGGAGGCTTCTCCTGATTTGGGAGAGCTTTTGTGGAAAAAAATAAGTTTGGATTTTATCCTGATGCTCAACCCTGATGGGGCTTTAGTTTGGGAGCGTAGAAATGCTGTTGGCATAGATGTTAATAGAGATTTTCTTAAAAAATCGTCTCAAGAAATGAGAATATTGCAAGAATTTATTCAAAAAAAGCCATATGATTATGCTTTAAATCTTCACGATCAAAGGACTATTTTTACCACCGATGGCAATACGCCCGCCACTTTATCTTTCTTAGCGCCTTCCGAAAATGAAGAGCGAGAAATGACAGAGAATAGAAAGAAGAGTATGGCAGTTATTACCATGATTTATAAGGGTTTAGAGTATGAAATTCCGCACCATATAGGGCGTTATACGGATGAATTTTATCCAACAGCTGTGGGGGATAATTTGATGAAATTAGGTATTCCGACTATTCTTTTTGAAGGCGGACATTTTCCTGATGATTACTATCGCCAGCAAACGCGGCAATATTATACCCAAGCGCTTTATTCTGCACTTTTAGCAATGGCTAAGCTCAAAGGTGGTACGGCATCATATGAGGCTTATTTTAATATTCCAATGAACCAAACCACACACTACGACCTGATTTACAGGAATCTATCAATCAATACCCAAGAGCCTTGCATGGTGGATATTGCTGTGCAGTATAAGGAAAAATATAATGGTGGCGAGGAGATTGATTTTATCCCTTATATTGTAGAAATAGGCGACTGTAGTGCTAAAAAAGCTTGGAAAGAAATTGATGCTACAGGGCTATTCTACATTGGAAAACATTATCCTAAAATAGATGAAATAGCGGAGTTTGAAATCGGAGAGATATAA
- a CDS encoding TerC/Alx family metal homeostasis membrane protein: MTNETLFLISFLVFIGFILALDLGLINKKKNSNTISLKQATLMSFFVVCLSMVFYFILLTFGHYLHGIDSMEKLQSVIDKHHHPIKIIPNDLENSILLYNQNLGLEYLTGYVVEYALSVDNIFVIVLIFSAFGVEKKNYHRVLFWGILGAVVMRFLFIFIGAALIEKFDWIMYIFGAFLVFTGIRMFVNKEEDETIDPENHTIVKLANRYFKVHNQFVGNRFFVTINGVRKMTPLFLVLIIIEATDLIFAVDSIPAIFSVTKDPYIVFFSNIFAIIGLRSMFFLLAGVIDKFKYLKTGLAVLLTFIGAKMLFHHQLEEIGFSTTYSLIIIVSILAVSILASLLAPVVKNRKKSRSQN, from the coding sequence ATGACAAACGAGACCCTATTTTTAATCAGTTTTTTAGTATTTATAGGCTTTATATTGGCTTTAGATTTAGGACTAATCAATAAGAAAAAAAACAGCAATACCATTTCTTTGAAACAAGCCACCTTGATGAGTTTTTTTGTGGTTTGCCTTTCCATGGTATTTTATTTTATCCTCCTCACTTTTGGACATTATTTACATGGGATTGATAGTATGGAAAAGCTGCAATCCGTGATTGATAAGCACCATCATCCCATAAAAATAATCCCTAACGATTTAGAAAACAGTATCTTACTCTATAATCAAAACTTAGGCTTGGAGTACCTTACAGGTTATGTGGTAGAGTACGCACTTTCGGTGGATAATATTTTTGTCATCGTATTGATATTCAGTGCTTTTGGAGTAGAAAAAAAGAATTATCATCGGGTGTTATTCTGGGGAATATTAGGCGCTGTGGTCATGCGTTTTCTGTTTATTTTCATCGGTGCAGCGTTGATTGAAAAGTTTGATTGGATTATGTATATTTTCGGGGCTTTCTTGGTATTTACAGGTATTAGAATGTTTGTGAATAAAGAAGAAGATGAAACCATAGATCCTGAAAATCATACAATTGTGAAATTAGCGAACCGTTATTTTAAAGTTCATAATCAGTTTGTTGGAAATCGTTTTTTTGTGACCATCAATGGCGTTCGGAAAATGACTCCGCTCTTTTTAGTGTTGATTATTATAGAAGCCACAGACCTTATTTTTGCTGTAGATAGCATTCCTGCGATATTTTCGGTCACCAAAGACCCTTATATTGTCTTTTTCTCTAACATTTTCGCGATTATAGGCTTGCGTTCTATGTTCTTCCTATTGGCAGGTGTTATCGATAAATTTAAATACCTTAAAACAGGATTGGCGGTGCTCCTGACCTTTATCGGAGCTAAAATGCTATTCCATCATCAGTTGGAAGAAATAGGTTTCTCCACCACTTATTCCCTTATTATTATTGTGAGTATTTTGGCGGTGAGTATCTTAGCTTCTTTATTGGCACCAGTGGTTAAAAACAGAAAAAAATCACGCTCACAAAACTAA
- a CDS encoding helix-turn-helix domain-containing protein: protein MNLNDRISEIIKYSELTASDFADEIDVQRSSISHITSGRNKPSLDFIVKIKNRFPEIAWDWLINGEGEMLISQNTDTKTEESTTETEEPSSSPLLDLFSLPHEEAAPTKPTSENHNPRESFIPTENQEANEITPSQPLENFPVNFQNQDRNKKIKRVIIFFENGKFESYEL from the coding sequence ATGAATCTTAATGATAGAATTTCGGAAATCATCAAATACTCAGAACTGACCGCCTCTGATTTTGCTGATGAAATAGATGTGCAGCGTTCCAGCATTTCTCATATTACTTCGGGGCGGAATAAGCCCTCTTTAGATTTTATCGTTAAAATCAAAAATAGATTTCCTGAAATTGCTTGGGATTGGCTCATCAATGGCGAAGGTGAAATGCTGATTTCTCAAAATACCGATACAAAAACGGAAGAATCAACCACAGAAACGGAAGAACCATCTTCTTCTCCCCTATTAGATTTGTTTAGTTTGCCTCACGAAGAAGCGGCGCCCACCAAACCGACCTCAGAAAATCATAATCCGCGAGAATCGTTTATACCGACCGAGAATCAAGAAGCAAACGAAATAACGCCTTCTCAGCCATTAGAGAATTTTCCTGTTAATTTTCAAAATCAAGACCGTAACAAAAAGATTAAACGGGTGATTATATTTTTTGAAAATGGAAAATTTGAAAGTTATGAGCTATAA
- the hemB gene encoding porphobilinogen synthase, whose protein sequence is MLIYSRNRRLRTTESVRRLVRESHLSTADFVMPMFVMAGENKEEAIASMPGIYRRSIDLTVAECQELFDLGVKAVNIYMKVPENLKDNKGTEAWNPDGLMQQTIRAIKSAVPEMVVMPDVALDPYSIYGHDGIITNGQVDNDATVEALVKMSISQAEAGADILAPSDMMDGRVLAIREGLEENGFYNVGILSYAAKYASAFYGPFRSALDSAPKAQNDIPKDKKTYQMDFHNSREAINEVLKDVEEGADIIMIKPGMPYLDIVSKIRNLIDLPIAVYQVSGEYAMLKAAAQNGWLDNDQVLLESLTCFKRAGADMIFTYAAKEVAILLNQ, encoded by the coding sequence ATGCTAATATATTCCAGAAACCGAAGATTAAGAACCACCGAAAGTGTTAGAAGATTAGTGCGTGAGAGCCACCTGAGCACCGCAGATTTCGTGATGCCGATGTTCGTTATGGCAGGAGAAAATAAGGAGGAAGCCATCGCTTCTATGCCTGGAATCTACCGCAGAAGCATTGATTTAACGGTTGCCGAGTGTCAAGAATTATTTGATTTAGGCGTGAAAGCCGTTAATATTTATATGAAAGTTCCTGAAAATCTTAAAGATAACAAAGGAACAGAAGCGTGGAATCCAGATGGGCTGATGCAGCAAACCATTAGAGCGATTAAATCGGCAGTGCCAGAGATGGTCGTGATGCCAGATGTAGCGCTGGATCCTTACTCTATCTACGGTCACGACGGCATTATCACCAATGGACAAGTGGATAATGATGCCACGGTGGAGGCGTTGGTCAAGATGTCTATTTCTCAAGCCGAAGCGGGTGCCGATATCCTCGCTCCGAGTGATATGATGGATGGGAGAGTTCTCGCCATTAGAGAAGGTTTGGAGGAAAACGGCTTTTATAATGTCGGGATTTTATCTTATGCGGCTAAATATGCGAGTGCTTTCTATGGTCCTTTTAGAAGTGCTTTAGACAGCGCGCCCAAGGCTCAAAACGATATTCCTAAGGATAAAAAAACTTATCAAATGGACTTTCACAACAGCCGAGAAGCCATCAACGAAGTGTTAAAAGATGTAGAAGAAGGCGCGGATATTATTATGATAAAGCCAGGGATGCCGTATTTAGACATTGTGTCAAAAATTAGGAATTTGATTGATTTGCCTATTGCGGTGTATCAGGTGAGCGGCGAGTATGCAATGCTCAAAGCTGCGGCTCAGAACGGTTGGTTAGACAATGACCAAGTGCTGTTGGAGAGCTTAACTTGTTTTAAAAGGGCAGGGGCAGATATGATATTCACCTATGCTGCCAAAGAAGTTGCCATATTACTCAATCAATAA
- a CDS encoding T9SS type A sorting domain-containing protein, protein MRAFLFLIIMGFSFLMGGSMKAQSYTNANGFQQKSDDGVLVAYPNPAKDFIILKTKNPQIKIKAVTFYSIIGVEVMGVNLNASYSEVRLDRLKPGKYLLKYTLSDNTQKVTQIIKQ, encoded by the coding sequence ATGAGAGCATTTTTATTCTTGATAATCATGGGTTTTTCCTTTCTGATGGGCGGTTCTATGAAAGCACAATCTTATACAAATGCGAATGGATTTCAGCAAAAATCTGATGATGGTGTGTTGGTCGCTTACCCTAACCCTGCGAAGGATTTTATCATTTTGAAAACCAAAAATCCACAAATTAAAATTAAAGCAGTGACTTTTTACTCCATTATTGGTGTGGAAGTGATGGGCGTAAACCTCAACGCTTCTTATTCCGAAGTGAGGTTAGATCGCTTAAAACCAGGTAAATACCTCCTCAAATATACCCTAAGTGATAATACTCAAAAGGTAACTCAGATTATAAAACAGTAG
- a CDS encoding endonuclease MutS2, which produces MQITKDSLEELEFPQLLAEISPYAYSTKIAEHIALIKPLEKEEAELSLKKVSEFLSSFESENAIPFNEYEDIELELKLMKIENYRLDSASFIKIKQITEQIGRLQKFFPQYSDLFPELLSAVQALTFHKEIIEKIDAVFNRFGEVKSDASAVLKELRAEIQKSRRAIDENFNRALSQYAQSDFLDEIRETIIDDQRVLAVKSGFKKRVQGRTLGVSKTGSITYIQPETVVKHYFKLRENTEEEKKEIDRILRKLTLEIAEYQPHLKTYQTYIFDLDLTRAKAKFAEKIHGVLPKINPHQTLRLREAYHPLLWLQNTAENKKIFPQNLTLTEHNRIICISGPNAGGKSITLKTVGLLQVMLQSGILVPVHPKSEMFFFERIMTDIGDNQSIENHLSTYSSRLKKMSHIIKEANAQTLLLIDEFGTGSDPELGGALAESFLEFFYDKKSFAIITTHYTNIKLVVEQLPSATNAAMLFDENSLEPLYKLEVGQAGSSFTFEVAEKNKIPRFIIKNARQKVEKDVVNLDKTIVKLQQEKFEVEKLKSNLTEQRESVEDKRENLQKLNEQLEQKLFNFQKLYEEEHRKLQFGNKIEHFINSYVNGRSRKDLVREFVKILEQEKYRKLGADKDESKRLQVIRRKVNQQLKKQEVKEKIAETNEKLEEKRQKERAVWLKEGQRVRIMGSTSVGTIESISKNKVTVNYGLFKTQISPDELERV; this is translated from the coding sequence GTGCAAATTACCAAAGACAGTTTAGAAGAATTAGAATTTCCGCAGTTGTTAGCGGAGATTTCGCCTTATGCCTACTCCACGAAAATAGCGGAGCACATAGCCCTCATCAAACCTTTAGAAAAAGAAGAAGCCGAACTTTCATTAAAAAAAGTCTCCGAATTTCTTTCAAGTTTTGAGAGTGAAAACGCCATCCCCTTCAACGAGTATGAGGATATAGAGCTGGAACTCAAACTGATGAAAATTGAAAACTACCGTTTAGACAGTGCTTCTTTCATCAAAATAAAGCAAATAACGGAGCAAATAGGGCGCTTGCAGAAGTTTTTCCCACAATATTCGGACTTGTTTCCAGAGCTGTTATCGGCGGTACAAGCCTTAACTTTTCATAAAGAAATTATAGAAAAAATAGATGCCGTTTTCAATCGGTTTGGGGAGGTCAAGTCTGATGCTTCGGCAGTGTTAAAAGAACTTCGTGCCGAAATCCAAAAATCACGGAGAGCCATAGATGAGAATTTCAACCGTGCTCTTAGCCAATATGCCCAGAGCGATTTTTTAGATGAAATTAGGGAAACGATTATTGATGACCAAAGGGTTTTAGCGGTAAAATCTGGCTTTAAAAAGCGTGTGCAGGGGCGTACTTTGGGCGTTTCTAAAACAGGTTCTATCACTTATATACAACCCGAAACGGTGGTAAAGCACTATTTTAAACTCAGAGAAAATACCGAGGAAGAGAAGAAAGAAATAGACCGTATTTTAAGAAAACTCACTTTGGAAATTGCTGAATATCAGCCCCATTTAAAAACCTACCAAACTTATATTTTTGATTTAGACCTCACGCGTGCCAAAGCCAAATTTGCGGAGAAAATCCACGGTGTGTTGCCAAAAATCAATCCGCACCAAACGCTGCGCCTTAGGGAGGCTTATCACCCTTTGCTGTGGCTACAAAATACGGCAGAAAATAAGAAGATTTTCCCTCAAAATCTGACCCTTACGGAGCACAATCGGATTATTTGTATTTCGGGGCCCAATGCGGGTGGGAAATCCATTACGTTAAAAACCGTGGGGCTACTGCAAGTGATGCTTCAATCAGGGATTTTAGTGCCTGTGCATCCCAAGTCGGAGATGTTTTTCTTTGAACGCATAATGACGGATATTGGTGATAATCAATCTATTGAAAATCACCTTTCTACCTACTCTTCTCGCTTGAAAAAAATGTCGCACATCATTAAAGAAGCCAATGCACAAACTTTACTTTTAATCGATGAATTTGGGACAGGTTCAGATCCAGAATTGGGCGGTGCTTTGGCGGAGAGCTTTTTGGAGTTTTTTTATGATAAAAAATCGTTTGCCATTATCACCACGCATTATACCAATATCAAACTGGTGGTGGAGCAACTGCCGAGTGCCACCAATGCCGCTATGCTTTTTGATGAAAATTCCTTAGAGCCGTTGTATAAATTAGAAGTGGGGCAGGCGGGGAGTTCGTTTACTTTTGAGGTGGCGGAGAAGAATAAAATCCCTCGGTTTATCATTAAAAATGCAAGGCAAAAGGTAGAAAAAGATGTGGTGAATTTGGATAAAACGATAGTGAAACTTCAGCAAGAAAAATTTGAAGTGGAAAAATTAAAATCCAACCTCACAGAGCAACGAGAATCGGTGGAGGACAAGCGCGAAAACCTCCAAAAATTGAATGAACAATTGGAACAAAAACTATTTAATTTCCAGAAATTATACGAGGAAGAGCACCGCAAATTGCAGTTTGGGAATAAGATAGAGCATTTCATCAACTCCTATGTGAATGGGCGTTCAAGAAAGGATTTGGTGCGAGAGTTTGTGAAAATTTTAGAGCAAGAAAAGTACAGAAAATTAGGTGCCGATAAAGATGAATCCAAGCGCCTGCAAGTGATTCGTAGAAAAGTCAATCAGCAACTTAAAAAGCAAGAAGTCAAGGAAAAAATAGCCGAAACCAACGAAAAATTAGAGGAAAAAAGACAAAAAGAAAGAGCCGTTTGGCTTAAAGAAGGTCAGCGCGTGCGGATTATGGGCAGCACCAGCGTGGGTACCATAGAGTCTATTTCCAAAAATAAGGTAACGGTGAATTATGGTTTGTTCAAAACTCAAATTTCCCCTGATGAATTAGAGCGTGTATAA